In Tenacibaculum pacificus, a single window of DNA contains:
- a CDS encoding thiamine phosphate synthase, producing MIVLISPEKDVKNEVQILHQLFEAGLEYYHLRKPFKNYEAHVSYLNEVSEKYHNRIVIHYFHKLVNEYSLKGIHFQEQKRRDALENGSRYFIGLQMLGKTMSSSFNEPEELSACDIEFDYHLLSPVFSSISKKGYEGRNFDVNNIHKTIVGMGGITTKTIAPTIELGFQGIGVLGGVWNSENPVESFKNIQKEFDSLQ from the coding sequence ATGATAGTCCTTATATCCCCAGAAAAAGATGTAAAAAATGAAGTGCAAATATTACATCAATTATTTGAAGCGGGTTTGGAGTATTATCATTTAAGAAAACCATTTAAAAATTACGAAGCGCATGTTTCCTATTTAAATGAGGTATCAGAAAAATACCATAATCGAATAGTAATACATTATTTTCATAAACTAGTCAATGAATATTCTTTAAAAGGAATTCATTTTCAAGAACAAAAAAGGCGTGATGCGTTAGAAAATGGTAGTCGTTATTTTATAGGTTTACAAATGTTAGGTAAAACAATGAGTAGTTCTTTTAATGAGCCTGAAGAGTTATCAGCTTGTGATATCGAATTTGATTACCATTTATTAAGTCCCGTTTTTTCATCTATCTCAAAAAAAGGATACGAAGGAAGAAATTTTGATGTCAATAATATTCATAAAACAATTGTAGGTATGGGCGGAATTACAACTAAAACCATAGCGCCAACCATTGAATTAGGTTTTCAAGGAATTGGTGTTTTAGGTGGTGTTTGGAATTCTGAAAATCCTGTAGAAAGTTTTAAAAACATCCAAAAAGAGTTTGATTCATTACAATAA